AGACTCTCAACGCCTCTCATCCCCTTCCCCCCGCAGCCGACACACCGGGGCCCCCGCCCGGGCCCCGGGAGGGGACCCCTCTCCCGCCCAAACTGCGCAGCTTCCCCGGCCGGCCCTGGGCCAACAGCAGCGACAAGGTGGAGGTCTCGGACGGCTCTCGGGCGCTGCTGCTGGGCTGGGTGCCCACGAGGCTGGTGCCCGCGCTCTACGGGCTGACTCTGCTGGTCGGGCTCCCCGCCAACGGCCTGGCGCTGTGGGTGCTGGCCACACGGGTGCCGCGGCTGCCCTCCACCGTGCTGCTGATGAACCTGGCGGTCGCCGACCTCCTGCTGGCCTTCACGCTGCCCCTGCGCGTCGCCTACCACCTGCGGGACCAGCACTGGCCCTTCGGCGAGGCCGCCTGCCGCCTGAGCACGGCCGGGCTGTACGGCCACATGTACGGCTCCGTGCTCCTGCTGGCCGCCATCAGCCTGGACCGCTACCTTGGCGTGGTGCACCCGCTCCGGGCCCTCACCCTGCGGGGCTGGCGCCTGGCCACCGGGCTCTGCGCCGTGGCCTGGCTGGCGGCCTTCGCCGTGGCGCTGCCCCTGGCGCTGCAGCGGCAGACCTTCCGCCTGCCGCACTCGGACCGCGTGCTGTGCCACGACGTGCTGCCCGTGGGCGCTCAGGCCTCCTACTGGCGGCCCGTCTTCATCTGCCTGGCCGTGCTCGGCTGCTTCCTGCCCGTGCTGGCCATGCTGCTGAGCTACGGGGCCACGCTGTGCACGCTGGCGGCCGGCGGCCGGCGCTACAGGCCCGCGCGGAGGCTGACGGCGCTGGTGCTGGCCTCGGCCGTGGCCTTCTTCGTGCCCAGCAACGCGCTGCTGCTGTTGCACTACTCGGACCCCGGCCCGGACGCCTGGGGGAACCTGTATGCCGCCTACGTGCCCAGCCTGGCGCTCAGCACCCTCAACAGCTGCGTGGACCCCTTCGTCTACTACTACGTGTCTGCCGAGTTCAGGGACAAGGTGCGGGAGGGGCTGCTCTGCTGGGCTCCAGGCGCCTCGACGGCCTCCAGGGAGGGGGGCACCCCAGGCACCGGCACCCGGTCCACCTCGCTCGTGTGATGGCCCCTTGGAAGGTGGGTCAGATGGGGGGGGGCGCGGCACGGGGTCGAACCGGGGTCCCTCCCGGTTCACATGCACCGGGAACCTCTGAAGGTGAGCTTGTTTGGAAATAGTCATCTGGTGGGCCTGGTGTCCTTGCAAGaaggggacggggtggggggggtgcctgggtggctcggtcggctgagcggccgactcgattttggctcaggtcgtgatccccgGGTcacgggatggagccctgcgtcaggctctacactgagtgtgcagcctgctcaagattctctctttctctctctctccctctgcccctctcccccactcgcacttgctctctctcaaataaatcaaaataaaaaatgaaaataaatagaagagggaaaagaTACACACAGGGAAGAAGGCCATACAACCACGAGGACAGACACTGGGGGGACGTAGCCACAGCCAAGGAGCCCCACGACCGACAGAGGCCACAGAGGCCGGGACAGCAGCCTGAGTCACTCTCCCGTGGAGCCCCCAGAAGAAGCCAACCCTGGCCACGCCCGCGTCtcaaacttctggcctccagaaccgtcaGAGAATAAAGTTCTACCGTTTTAAGTCACCTGTTTTGTGGTATTTGGCTACAGCAAccccaggaaatgaatacagGGGTTTAATGAATATTCCCAGGCCcggccagccacccccccccaaccttgtCCAAGGTGGGGCCAAGGAGGCAAGGCCAATGCTGTCCTGCACCTGCTgcgggacacccccccccccccccccgccaggagACTGGTGGGCCATCCTCCTTCCTAAAAGCCCCCGGTTGAGCTCTGGCATGGGCTccagggtttgggggtggggtctCCTGAATAATCACCGTGGAGGCCCCCATTCCACTCCTCAGGATCCACAGGACTCAAGTCTCCTACTGTCGCTGCCAGATGGCCCCCCTTCCCTTTACCCCAAGGTACCCCTTCTTGATGCTAATGTCCCCCACAACTGCAGGATCAGATGCGCAGGTGACTGGAAGGTGGATAGTGTGGGCCTGGGGGGTGAGGGCTGTAGccctgtgacccccccccccccactcccagctgTTTGCCCCGGGCCTGAGCCGTTCTGAACAGACTTAGAGGAGGGCACCACATGGGGAAGGACGGCCATTGCCTCCCAAAGAGCAGCACGGGGCACTGTGTCTGGGGGTAAGCAAGCTCCCCAAGGCAGAGGGAAGTGGGGGCCAAACCGGGGCTCCCCACCGGGGCCCATATTGTCTCTGGGCTGGGGAAGAATGAGCCAGAGGGCAGGCAGCCCCAGGACACATTCACGTGCACAGGAACCTGGGGAAGTGTAAGATTAGTGAAGCACATCCACGTCAATAGCCTGGTTGATGACGTAGGAATTTTCCAATATGTTGCCGCTGCGGAAGGGTACCTGGGACCTCTCTGCACTGGTA
This DNA window, taken from Panthera tigris isolate Pti1 chromosome A2, P.tigris_Pti1_mat1.1, whole genome shotgun sequence, encodes the following:
- the F2RL3 gene encoding proteinase-activated receptor 4 isoform X1; the protein is MCLLLLLWPLVLGFSLEDGTQTHLTYDELGSTGGGDADTPGPPPGPREGTPLPPKLRSFPGRPWANSSDKVEVSDGSRALLLGWVPTRLVPALYGLTLLVGLPANGLALWVLATRVPRLPSTVLLMNLAVADLLLAFTLPLRVAYHLRDQHWPFGEAACRLSTAGLYGHMYGSVLLLAAISLDRYLGVVHPLRALTLRGWRLATGLCAVAWLAAFAVALPLALQRQTFRLPHSDRVLCHDVLPVGAQASYWRPVFICLAVLGCFLPVLAMLLSYGATLCTLAAGGRRYRPARRLTALVLASAVAFFVPSNALLLLHYSDPGPDAWGNLYAAYVPSLALSTLNSCVDPFVYYYVSAEFRDKKREKIHTGKKAIQPRGQTLGGRSHSQGAPRPTEATEAGTAA
- the F2RL3 gene encoding proteinase-activated receptor 4 isoform X2, with protein sequence MCLLLLLWPLVLGFSLEDGTQTHLTYDELGSTGGGDADTPGPPPGPREGTPLPPKLRSFPGRPWANSSDKVEVSDGSRALLLGWVPTRLVPALYGLTLLVGLPANGLALWVLATRVPRLPSTVLLMNLAVADLLLAFTLPLRVAYHLRDQHWPFGEAACRLSTAGLYGHMYGSVLLLAAISLDRYLGVVHPLRALTLRGWRLATGLCAVAWLAAFAVALPLALQRQTFRLPHSDRVLCHDVLPVGAQASYWRPVFICLAVLGCFLPVLAMLLSYGATLCTLAAGGRRYRPARRLTALVLASAVAFFVPSNALLLLHYSDPGPDAWGNLYAAYVPSLALSTLNSCVDPFVYYYVSAEFRDKVREGLLCWAPGASTASREGGTPGTGTRSTSLV